A genomic stretch from Chitinophaga agri includes:
- a CDS encoding glycosyl hydrolase family 28 protein, translating into MKLYLLALLFPLISWIPTDDPPRIFMIGDSTMADKPLADNPERGWGQLFPLFLQKGVTVKNYAVNGRSTKSFINEHRWDSVLVQLKAGDWVIIQFGHNDSKKDDSTRFAAPKGAYKDNLIRFVKEVRAKGANPVLVTPVQRRKFDEKGTFVDQHGEYPGVVREIAASYKVPLIDLHKSSEALLVQHGVAGSEKLFKTTPAGHYTALPNGVTDNTHFNTYGATLVAGLVAREIREKHIGLERYLAQTEFEGKYRFDLPEIYEPHFKRDTLMITAFGAKPDGVTLNSKSINDAITKASANGGGVVMIPPGLWLTGPIVLKSNVNLYLAPNALLQFTTDFDQYPLVETTYEGLRAMRCQAPVSAVNAENIAITGKGIIDGGGDAWRIVKKDKLTESQWKKLLASGGIEGEDKKTWYPSAKSQKGSHTKLAGVIAPGKTLADYDDIKDFLRPNLLSITSCKYVLLEGVTFQNSPAWCLHPLLTEHITLRDIYAKNPWYAQNGDGVDLESCRYARIEGCTFDVGDDGICIKSGRDEQGRKRGVATEDVIVNNCTVYHAHGGFVVGSEMSGGARNLYVSNCSFLGTDIGLRFKTTRGRGGIVEKIYVNNINMKDIPAEAILFDMYYMAKDPVPLSGEKRDAPKVELFPVTEATPQFKDFHITNVVCHGAEKAIFIRGLPEMPISDIYLKDITIKAKKAGDCIVGSNINMTNVTLITTDNGKINVQDSKQVKLDISKR; encoded by the coding sequence ATGAAGTTGTATCTATTGGCGCTGCTTTTTCCTTTGATCAGTTGGATACCGACAGACGATCCGCCGCGTATTTTTATGATCGGAGATTCTACCATGGCCGATAAGCCCCTGGCCGATAATCCCGAAAGAGGATGGGGACAGCTGTTCCCGCTGTTCCTGCAAAAAGGCGTAACGGTAAAAAACTATGCTGTGAATGGCCGCAGTACCAAAAGTTTTATTAATGAGCATCGCTGGGATAGTGTTTTGGTACAATTAAAGGCTGGCGACTGGGTGATTATCCAGTTCGGGCATAATGACTCCAAAAAGGATGACTCCACTCGTTTTGCGGCTCCTAAAGGCGCTTATAAGGATAATCTGATACGTTTCGTGAAGGAAGTTCGTGCAAAAGGTGCGAATCCTGTACTGGTCACACCAGTACAACGCAGAAAATTTGATGAAAAAGGCACTTTCGTTGATCAGCACGGGGAATATCCGGGTGTGGTGCGTGAGATAGCTGCCAGCTATAAAGTACCGCTGATCGATCTGCATAAAAGCAGTGAAGCGCTACTGGTACAGCATGGAGTGGCTGGTTCGGAAAAATTATTTAAGACAACACCGGCAGGGCATTATACGGCCCTGCCTAATGGTGTGACCGACAATACTCATTTTAATACCTACGGTGCGACCCTCGTGGCCGGACTCGTAGCCAGGGAGATCAGGGAGAAGCACATCGGACTGGAAAGGTATCTTGCACAAACCGAATTTGAAGGGAAGTACCGCTTTGATCTGCCGGAGATCTATGAGCCACACTTCAAAAGAGATACCCTGATGATCACGGCATTCGGCGCGAAACCAGACGGAGTGACATTGAACAGCAAAAGCATCAATGACGCCATCACAAAAGCCAGTGCGAATGGTGGTGGTGTTGTGATGATACCTCCGGGTTTATGGCTTACCGGCCCGATCGTACTGAAAAGTAATGTGAACCTGTACCTGGCGCCTAATGCCCTGTTACAGTTTACGACCGACTTTGATCAGTATCCCCTGGTAGAGACAACATATGAAGGGTTGCGGGCAATGCGTTGTCAGGCACCCGTATCTGCCGTAAATGCAGAGAACATCGCTATTACCGGTAAAGGAATTATCGATGGCGGTGGTGATGCCTGGCGTATTGTCAAGAAAGATAAACTCACTGAATCCCAATGGAAGAAACTATTAGCCTCCGGAGGCATCGAAGGAGAAGATAAAAAGACCTGGTACCCCAGTGCGAAATCACAGAAGGGGTCGCACACCAAGCTGGCAGGTGTCATAGCGCCAGGTAAAACGCTGGCGGATTATGACGATATCAAGGACTTCCTGCGTCCGAATTTGCTGAGCATCACCAGCTGTAAATATGTGTTACTGGAGGGTGTTACTTTCCAGAATTCACCTGCCTGGTGCCTGCATCCTTTATTGACGGAACATATTACTTTAAGAGATATATATGCTAAAAATCCATGGTATGCTCAGAATGGCGACGGTGTTGACCTGGAGTCCTGCCGTTACGCACGCATCGAAGGCTGTACGTTTGATGTAGGTGACGATGGCATCTGTATCAAGTCCGGCCGCGATGAACAGGGCCGCAAACGCGGCGTTGCTACAGAAGATGTGATCGTCAATAACTGCACGGTATATCATGCACACGGTGGTTTTGTAGTAGGCAGCGAAATGTCGGGAGGCGCACGTAATCTGTATGTCTCCAACTGTTCCTTCCTTGGTACCGACATCGGCCTGCGTTTTAAAACTACCCGTGGCCGTGGTGGTATCGTAGAGAAGATCTACGTGAATAACATCAACATGAAAGATATACCTGCAGAAGCGATCCTCTTCGACATGTATTATATGGCCAAAGACCCTGTGCCATTGTCAGGAGAAAAGCGTGATGCCCCAAAGGTAGAGTTGTTCCCTGTGACAGAAGCCACGCCACAGTTCAAAGATTTCCATATCACTAATGTCGTATGCCACGGTGCTGAAAAAGCCATCTTCATACGCGGACTGCCTGAAATGCCGATCAGCGATATCTATCTGAAAGATATCACGATCAAAGCAAAGAAGGCAGGCGATTGTATCGTTGGGAGCAATATCAACATGACCAATGTAACGCTCATTACTACCGATAATGGGAAGATCAATGTGCAGGATAGCAAACAGGTGAAACTGGACATTAGTAAAAGATAA
- a CDS encoding RagB/SusD family nutrient uptake outer membrane protein, which yields MKRYINLFIILITGAGLLAACNKQLEEYNPSGLTVDQVFSTPEGFETLVSAAYSYNRWWYGKEEGYSISEMGTDLWTSGTGDKYPDLTQYINLQASNGVMSGLWRQLYAAVNLCNTGLGRIGNAGFAEDKRIMRDAELRFLRAFYYWHIVEMWGGVHFTVKETEGVETTANRTPVDTFYAQIFRDLDVAVKNLPVTTSDYGRVTKPAAQAFLARMYLTRGMNDRAAALADSVISNYSYSLVPKYADLWRMDNLQNKEIVWAVNYMKNLVFDDRLDATLYPNGHSRGAHNGHLMFTMKYDDLPGMQRDVLNGRPFNRYMPTLYLLDLFNENADARYNATFKSVWLCNNTKTAPAGMKLGDTAIICTKYAVTNADTAGKKYRVYDRNMCYYANGGGKDRTRYVSLQKFDDPTRASMNEEQSPRDAYIIRLAEMYLIAAEAQIRLGNTGKAADYINVLRKRAALPGHEAEMLVSAAMMTVEFVLEERARELAGEQLRWFDLKRTGKLGAQIAAHNADAAKNFQAFHNVRPIPQDQIDAVTNKSEFTQNPNYQ from the coding sequence ATGAAACGCTATATAAATCTTTTTATCATACTCATTACAGGTGCTGGTCTGCTGGCCGCATGTAATAAACAACTGGAAGAATATAACCCGTCCGGTCTGACTGTTGACCAGGTATTCAGTACCCCTGAAGGTTTCGAAACACTTGTAAGCGCAGCCTATTCCTATAACCGCTGGTGGTATGGGAAAGAAGAGGGGTACAGCATTTCCGAAATGGGTACCGATCTGTGGACCAGTGGTACGGGTGATAAATACCCGGACCTCACACAGTATATCAATCTGCAGGCAAGTAATGGTGTAATGAGTGGATTATGGAGGCAACTGTACGCTGCCGTCAACCTATGTAACACCGGCCTGGGAAGAATTGGGAATGCTGGTTTTGCAGAGGATAAACGTATCATGCGTGACGCAGAACTACGTTTCCTGCGTGCTTTTTACTATTGGCATATCGTTGAAATGTGGGGTGGCGTGCATTTTACTGTTAAAGAAACAGAAGGAGTGGAGACCACTGCTAACCGTACACCGGTAGATACGTTCTATGCACAGATATTCAGGGATCTGGATGTCGCTGTAAAGAATTTGCCTGTAACTACAAGCGATTATGGTCGTGTGACCAAACCTGCTGCACAGGCATTTCTGGCGCGTATGTACCTGACCCGCGGTATGAACGACCGTGCAGCAGCACTGGCTGATTCCGTGATCAGCAATTACAGTTATAGCCTTGTACCCAAATACGCGGACCTGTGGCGTATGGATAACCTGCAGAACAAAGAGATTGTATGGGCCGTTAACTATATGAAGAACCTGGTGTTTGATGACAGACTGGACGCAACTTTATATCCTAATGGTCACTCCCGCGGTGCACATAACGGTCACCTGATGTTTACCATGAAATATGATGACCTGCCAGGTATGCAGCGTGATGTGCTCAATGGGCGTCCCTTCAACAGGTATATGCCGACACTGTACCTGCTCGATCTGTTCAATGAAAATGCGGACGCGCGTTACAACGCCACTTTCAAAAGTGTATGGTTGTGTAACAACACAAAAACAGCACCTGCAGGAATGAAGCTGGGAGATACCGCTATTATTTGCACGAAATATGCGGTAACAAATGCTGATACAGCCGGTAAGAAATACCGTGTGTACGATAGGAATATGTGCTACTATGCAAACGGCGGAGGTAAAGACCGTACCCGCTATGTTTCCCTGCAGAAGTTTGATGATCCTACCCGTGCCTCAATGAATGAGGAACAGAGTCCAAGAGATGCCTATATCATCCGGCTCGCCGAGATGTATCTGATCGCCGCAGAGGCACAGATCAGACTGGGTAATACCGGCAAGGCAGCAGACTATATAAATGTACTGCGCAAACGCGCGGCATTACCGGGACATGAAGCTGAAATGCTTGTATCCGCTGCTATGATGACGGTTGAATTCGTGCTGGAAGAAAGAGCCCGTGAACTGGCCGGAGAACAGCTCCGCTGGTTTGACCTGAAACGTACCGGCAAACTGGGCGCGCAGATCGCTGCTCATAACGCAGACGCAGCGAAGAATTTCCAGGCGTTCCATAATGTACGCCCGATACCGCAGGACCAGATCGATGCGGTGACCAACAAATCCGAATTTACACAGAATCCAAACTATCAGTAA
- a CDS encoding SusC/RagA family TonB-linked outer membrane protein — translation MKKLLLIYWLLLVSAGAAFAQNHIIKGRISDAATGEPLVMVNVQLKGSTTGTQTDATGAFSLTVPDSKAAVLLISYLGYQTVTQNINGNSNIVVKLEKDNKQLDEVVIVGYGEVRKRDLTGAITSVKGEELKKVPSTNVMESVQGKLPGVDITKSSGAAGAKVNVTVRGNRSIRADNGPLYIVDGVQYENIQDINPNDIQSMEVLKDASSTAVYGSRGANGVIIITTKKGVSGKPRVSVNTYAGLSQVAGYPAMSTGPQYVAQKREANRTTGRWKSEADDPLIFNAAEVAAIQNNLWTNYADLLIHDGLQQDYQVGVSGGSEKTKVYLSLDYFDEKGIFKLDHLKRYSARLNLDQTINDYLKVGMQSQVTYYNQDNRRDPLNQANKIVPLNTPYDENGNLILFPNMGSMINPLADEQPNAYQNNARITRTFVNAYVELAPFAGLSFRSNLGVTVDNARTGIFASKNTIERSTASASRSQYNSGSRRYISWENVLNYTKKLGDHTFGATGVASLLSDQRDSSFLQGEGQLLPAQLYYAMQNNVSGIAVRSSYMANKLISFTGRINYNYKGKYLLSLTGRSDGSSKLAAGNKWAFFPSVAGAWRISDEGFMRGQRLFSDLKVRASYGIAGNDAVPPYATASYLSKIPFSYDDTNSALAYGIGSQIGNKNLKWELSATTDIGVDMSFLDGRIGATIDVYDTKTRDLLLQRTLPSSSGVSTVIQNIGKTRNRGIEIGINTTNVRSKAITWTSNIVFSRNKEEIVALADANTNDVANGWFIGYPVRVFYDYEKTGIWQTKEADAAAKFGYKPGDIKVKDQDGNGVLNSQDRVILGRQVPTWSGGFNNDIRFGSFDLNVYVFARIGQWINSEYSAKFDPQGLENSAPLDYWTPEHETNAYPRPNASVSRDGTPFIRTLGYRDGSFVKIRNISLGYNLPASALKTLHMTNLRFYVTGKNLFTFSKVKDYDPERGGDLSNPLTKMYVAGLNVEF, via the coding sequence ATGAAAAAACTGCTATTGATCTACTGGCTTTTGCTGGTCAGTGCCGGAGCTGCATTTGCTCAAAACCACATAATTAAAGGGCGGATATCCGACGCTGCTACCGGAGAACCGCTTGTTATGGTAAATGTGCAGCTGAAAGGTTCCACAACAGGTACACAAACAGACGCCACCGGCGCATTTTCCCTTACCGTTCCCGATTCAAAAGCCGCTGTACTGCTGATTAGTTATCTGGGATATCAGACAGTTACGCAAAACATTAATGGTAACAGTAACATCGTAGTAAAACTGGAAAAAGATAATAAACAACTGGATGAAGTGGTCATAGTAGGTTATGGTGAAGTAAGGAAACGTGACCTGACAGGTGCCATCACTTCTGTGAAAGGAGAAGAACTGAAAAAAGTACCATCTACCAACGTAATGGAATCCGTACAAGGTAAACTGCCAGGCGTTGACATCACCAAAAGCAGTGGAGCCGCTGGTGCAAAGGTGAATGTTACGGTGAGAGGAAACAGGTCTATCCGTGCGGACAATGGTCCGCTGTACATCGTTGATGGTGTACAATATGAAAATATCCAGGATATCAACCCGAATGATATCCAATCTATGGAAGTACTGAAAGATGCTTCCTCTACCGCTGTTTACGGCTCAAGAGGTGCGAACGGTGTCATCATCATCACTACCAAAAAAGGCGTATCCGGAAAACCACGTGTCAGCGTGAATACATACGCTGGGCTCTCTCAGGTAGCCGGTTATCCTGCTATGTCTACAGGTCCGCAATATGTAGCGCAGAAACGAGAAGCCAACCGCACTACCGGCAGATGGAAATCAGAAGCCGATGACCCATTGATCTTCAACGCTGCGGAAGTAGCCGCTATACAAAATAACCTTTGGACAAACTACGCCGATCTGCTGATCCATGATGGTTTGCAACAGGACTATCAGGTAGGTGTCTCCGGTGGTTCCGAAAAGACGAAAGTTTATCTGTCCCTGGATTACTTTGACGAGAAAGGTATCTTCAAGCTCGATCACCTCAAACGTTATTCTGCCCGCTTGAACCTCGACCAGACAATAAATGATTACCTGAAAGTAGGTATGCAGAGTCAGGTGACCTACTATAACCAAGACAACCGTCGCGATCCGCTGAATCAGGCGAATAAGATCGTACCGCTGAATACGCCATACGATGAAAATGGTAACCTGATCTTATTCCCGAATATGGGCTCTATGATCAATCCGCTGGCCGACGAGCAACCTAATGCTTACCAGAACAATGCCCGCATCACCCGCACTTTTGTGAACGCATATGTTGAACTGGCGCCGTTCGCCGGGTTGTCATTCCGCTCCAATCTGGGTGTGACAGTAGATAATGCCCGTACCGGGATCTTTGCTTCCAAAAATACAATAGAACGTTCTACCGCTTCTGCTTCCCGCTCACAGTATAACAGCGGCAGCAGACGTTACATCAGCTGGGAGAACGTATTAAACTACACAAAGAAACTGGGCGATCATACATTCGGTGCGACAGGAGTTGCGAGCTTACTCTCTGATCAGCGTGACTCCAGTTTCCTGCAGGGGGAAGGACAACTGCTGCCTGCTCAGTTATATTACGCCATGCAGAACAACGTGAGCGGCATTGCTGTTCGTTCAAGCTATATGGCTAATAAACTGATCTCGTTCACCGGGCGTATCAACTATAATTACAAAGGTAAATACCTCCTGTCGCTGACAGGCCGTTCTGATGGTAGTTCTAAACTGGCTGCAGGCAATAAATGGGCATTCTTCCCTTCTGTAGCTGGTGCATGGCGCATATCTGATGAAGGCTTTATGCGCGGACAGCGTCTCTTCAGCGATCTGAAGGTACGTGCGAGTTATGGTATCGCTGGTAATGATGCAGTGCCGCCATATGCTACCGCCAGTTACCTGAGCAAGATCCCGTTCTCGTATGATGATACCAATTCCGCACTGGCATATGGTATCGGCAGCCAGATCGGTAACAAGAACCTGAAATGGGAACTGTCTGCCACTACCGATATCGGTGTGGATATGAGTTTCCTGGATGGCAGGATAGGAGCAACGATCGACGTGTATGACACAAAAACAAGGGACCTGCTGTTGCAGAGAACACTGCCTTCTTCTTCCGGTGTGAGCACCGTGATACAGAACATAGGCAAAACCAGGAACAGAGGAATAGAAATTGGCATCAATACAACCAACGTAAGAAGTAAAGCTATCACCTGGACATCCAATATCGTTTTCTCCAGAAACAAGGAAGAGATAGTAGCTCTGGCTGACGCTAACACCAATGATGTTGCTAACGGATGGTTTATCGGTTATCCGGTAAGAGTGTTCTACGACTATGAAAAGACTGGTATCTGGCAGACCAAAGAAGCAGATGCGGCCGCGAAATTCGGTTACAAACCGGGTGATATCAAAGTAAAGGATCAGGATGGCAACGGCGTGCTGAACTCACAGGACCGCGTTATTCTCGGCAGACAGGTGCCTACCTGGAGTGGTGGCTTTAATAACGACATTCGCTTCGGAAGCTTTGATCTGAACGTATACGTGTTCGCCCGTATCGGACAGTGGATCAACTCAGAATATTCCGCGAAGTTTGATCCGCAGGGATTGGAAAACAGTGCTCCGCTGGATTACTGGACGCCTGAGCATGAAACCAATGCTTACCCTCGTCCCAATGCCAGTGTGTCCAGAGATGGTACACCGTTCATCAGAACACTGGGGTACAGAGACGGCTCATTTGTAAAGATCCGTAACATCTCCCTCGGTTACAACCTGCCGGCATCTGCACTGAAAACGCTGCACATGACCAATCTGCGTTTCTATGTCACAGGAAAGAACCTGTTCACTTTCAGTAAAGTGAAAGACTATGATCCGGAGAGAGGTGGTGACCTGAGCAATCCGCTGACGAAAATGTACGTAGCTGGTCTGAACGTAGAATTCTGA
- a CDS encoding glycoside hydrolase family 43 protein — protein sequence MKNALLMKKKLLFIVVGLCLHALSHGQQRSLSWVADLGNGSYKNPVLNADYSDPDVCRAGNDFYMTASSFNAAPGLPILHSKDLVNWQLIGHAIYRQPPFAHFSKVQHGNGVWAPSIRYHKGEFYIYYPDPDFGIYLIKAKNAAGPWSDPVMVKAGKGLIDPCPLWDDDGKVYLVHAFAGSRAGIKSILTLNRMNEAGTAVTDEGVLIFDGHPAHPTLEGPKLYKRNGYYYIFAPAGGVSTGWQLVLRSKNIYGPYEEKIVMDQGKSVVNGPHQGAWVDMPSGASWFLHFQDKNAYGRVVHLQPMQWINNWPVIGIDPDGDGKGEPVMTWKKPLAGMPVMTPPESDEFNGASLGLQWQWQANPVATWMMTYPAKGMLRLFSAKMPDSSRNCWQAPHLLLQKFPADTFTVTTKCSFTPNPSLEGERTGLIIFGVDYASISLIKKDNALQLVYASCLKADKGAEEEQEVLKPITGNTCWFRVKVGRDAVCRFSYSLDGVQFTDAGKPFTAQPGRWVGAKVGIFCTRNTQINDAGFADYDWFRVN from the coding sequence ATGAAAAACGCTTTACTGATGAAGAAAAAGCTGCTCTTTATTGTAGTGGGTTTGTGCCTCCATGCCCTTTCTCATGGCCAGCAGCGCTCCCTATCCTGGGTAGCTGATCTGGGGAATGGCTCCTATAAAAACCCGGTGCTCAATGCCGATTATTCTGACCCTGATGTTTGCCGGGCAGGGAACGATTTCTATATGACTGCGTCCAGTTTCAATGCAGCACCCGGGTTACCCATCCTGCATTCAAAGGACCTGGTCAACTGGCAGCTGATAGGACACGCCATATACCGCCAGCCGCCATTTGCTCATTTTAGTAAGGTGCAGCATGGCAATGGTGTCTGGGCCCCTTCTATTCGTTATCATAAGGGAGAATTTTATATCTATTACCCTGATCCTGATTTTGGTATATACCTGATCAAGGCAAAAAATGCCGCAGGTCCATGGTCCGACCCTGTGATGGTGAAAGCTGGAAAGGGACTGATAGACCCTTGTCCGCTGTGGGATGATGATGGGAAGGTATACCTGGTACATGCCTTTGCCGGCAGCCGTGCTGGCATTAAGAGCATCCTGACCCTCAACCGGATGAACGAAGCAGGTACAGCTGTTACTGATGAGGGAGTACTCATATTTGATGGTCATCCGGCACATCCCACACTGGAAGGCCCGAAACTGTATAAACGTAATGGGTACTACTACATTTTCGCTCCAGCGGGCGGCGTAAGTACAGGCTGGCAGCTGGTATTGCGTTCAAAGAATATTTATGGCCCATATGAGGAAAAGATCGTAATGGACCAGGGTAAAAGTGTTGTAAATGGGCCGCATCAGGGGGCCTGGGTAGATATGCCTTCAGGGGCCAGCTGGTTCCTCCACTTCCAGGATAAGAATGCCTATGGCCGCGTGGTACATTTACAGCCTATGCAGTGGATCAATAACTGGCCAGTAATAGGCATAGACCCCGACGGAGATGGAAAAGGGGAGCCAGTTATGACATGGAAAAAGCCGCTGGCTGGTATGCCGGTTATGACACCGCCAGAGTCCGATGAATTCAATGGCGCATCCCTGGGGCTGCAATGGCAATGGCAGGCAAACCCGGTAGCCACCTGGATGATGACCTATCCTGCTAAAGGCATGCTGCGTTTATTCTCCGCAAAAATGCCTGACTCCTCCCGTAACTGTTGGCAGGCACCTCATCTGCTGCTGCAAAAGTTCCCTGCCGATACCTTCACTGTTACCACAAAATGTTCCTTTACGCCCAATCCTTCCCTGGAAGGCGAACGAACAGGTCTGATTATATTCGGGGTGGATTACGCGAGTATTTCACTCATAAAGAAAGATAATGCCCTGCAACTGGTGTACGCGTCCTGTCTGAAAGCAGACAAGGGCGCAGAAGAAGAGCAGGAAGTACTGAAGCCCATCACTGGCAACACCTGCTGGTTCCGTGTGAAGGTGGGCAGGGATGCTGTTTGCCGTTTTAGCTATAGTCTGGATGGGGTACAGTTTACCGATGCAGGCAAGCCATTCACAGCACAACCGGGAAGATGGGTAGGAGCGAAGGTCGGTATCTTCTGCACGCGTAATACGCAGATCAATGATGCTGGTTTTGCAGACTATGACTGGTTCAGGGTAAATTAG
- a CDS encoding LacI family DNA-binding transcriptional regulator, whose amino-acid sequence MKFEAATIKDIAIALGLSTSTVSRALRDSHEISTATKQLVLEYATRINYHPNPIALSLKEKRSRSIGVIVAEIANSFFSQAINGIESVAKDKGYNVMISQTHESFDKEVMTLQYLASRSIDGLLISVSSGTENLDHLKALHERGFPIVFFDRIVEEIQTHKVMVDNFRGAYDATLHLINKGYKHIAVIAGPENLSISRERIAGYREALAHTRVKPGKALIKYSRYAGLQLQEVEQAVSQLLKLRPRPDAIFTASDKLTTNCMRVLKSKGIRIPQDIALVGFSNSDLIELLHPPLTVVRQPAFEMGQIATNLLLQLIESKKPVKEFERKILNTSLIVQASS is encoded by the coding sequence ATGAAATTTGAAGCTGCCACTATAAAAGATATAGCCATTGCGCTGGGGTTATCTACCTCTACAGTGTCCCGTGCCTTACGGGACAGTCACGAGATCAGTACTGCCACCAAACAGCTGGTACTGGAATATGCCACGAGGATCAATTATCATCCGAATCCCATTGCGCTCAGTCTCAAGGAAAAAAGAAGCCGTTCTATCGGTGTGATCGTCGCAGAAATTGCCAATAGCTTTTTTTCCCAGGCCATTAATGGTATTGAGTCAGTAGCGAAGGACAAGGGGTACAATGTTATGATCTCCCAGACGCATGAATCTTTCGACAAGGAAGTAATGACACTGCAGTACCTTGCATCCCGTTCGATCGATGGTCTGCTGATCTCTGTATCCAGTGGAACAGAAAATCTTGATCATCTGAAAGCCTTACATGAAAGAGGATTTCCTATTGTGTTCTTTGACCGTATTGTAGAGGAAATACAGACGCATAAGGTCATGGTAGACAATTTCAGGGGCGCCTATGATGCAACCTTACATCTGATCAACAAAGGATATAAGCATATCGCGGTCATTGCCGGACCAGAGAACCTGTCTATCAGCCGGGAACGTATTGCGGGTTACCGTGAAGCGCTGGCCCATACAAGAGTGAAACCTGGTAAGGCGCTCATCAAATATAGCCGTTACGCCGGTTTACAGTTGCAGGAAGTAGAACAGGCCGTGAGCCAGCTACTAAAGCTGCGCCCACGACCTGATGCTATTTTTACGGCGTCAGATAAGCTGACCACCAACTGTATGCGGGTGTTAAAAAGTAAAGGCATACGCATCCCACAGGACATTGCCCTGGTAGGTTTCTCTAATTCTGATCTGATAGAATTGCTGCATCCGCCCCTGACAGTAGTCAGGCAACCGGCTTTTGAAATGGGGCAGATCGCCACCAACCTGTTATTGCAACTGATAGAGAGTAAAAAGCCAGTGAAGGAGTTCGAACGAAAGATCCTGAACACCAGTCTGATCGTACAGGCATCCTCGTGA
- the gap gene encoding type I glyceraldehyde-3-phosphate dehydrogenase, with protein sequence MKVAINGFGRIGRMTLRTLLDKKEVEVVAINDLTDIGLLSHLLKYDTSHGKFPGTVTHDDKYLVVNGKKILLLNERSPEKLPWGELGIDVVIESTGRFTQRELAQQHITAGAGRVLITAPATGNVKTIVAGVNDALISDEDEILSTASCTTNCIAPVLYLLDKEYGIASGYMSTVHAFTMDQMLQDGPHKDYRRARAATQSIIPTTTGAAKAIGDVLPALKGKMDGFSYRVPVIDGSIADMSLNLVKPASAAEINALFKHHADTTLKGVLEYTEEPLVSADILGNTHSSIVDASLTRTIGNLVKIVAWYDNEVGISNRIAELTVQLAQRLTPAQA encoded by the coding sequence ATGAAAGTAGCGATTAATGGATTCGGACGTATAGGTAGAATGACACTCAGAACTTTACTGGATAAGAAGGAAGTGGAAGTAGTGGCTATTAATGACCTTACAGATATCGGGTTGCTCTCGCACCTCCTGAAATATGATACATCGCACGGGAAGTTCCCGGGTACTGTCACACACGATGATAAATACCTGGTGGTGAACGGGAAAAAGATCTTGTTGCTGAATGAACGATCACCGGAAAAACTGCCATGGGGCGAACTGGGTATAGATGTCGTTATAGAATCTACCGGTCGTTTCACACAAAGAGAGTTAGCACAGCAGCATATCACCGCTGGTGCTGGCAGAGTATTGATCACCGCTCCAGCAACTGGTAATGTCAAGACGATCGTGGCTGGTGTGAATGATGCGCTCATTTCAGATGAAGACGAAATCTTATCTACTGCCTCCTGTACGACTAACTGTATCGCGCCAGTATTATATCTGCTGGATAAAGAATACGGGATTGCTTCGGGTTACATGAGTACTGTACATGCGTTTACAATGGATCAGATGTTGCAGGACGGACCGCATAAAGACTATCGCAGAGCGCGTGCTGCCACTCAGTCGATCATCCCTACTACGACCGGTGCTGCGAAAGCGATCGGGGATGTGTTACCGGCACTGAAAGGTAAAATGGACGGTTTCTCTTACAGGGTACCTGTGATTGATGGCTCTATTGCAGATATGTCATTAAATCTTGTGAAGCCTGCTTCCGCGGCAGAAATCAACGCACTGTTCAAACATCATGCGGACACTACACTGAAGGGTGTGCTGGAATATACGGAAGAGCCACTGGTATCCGCTGACATTCTTGGCAATACACATTCTTCTATAGTAGATGCTTCGCTGACACGCACCATCGGTAATCTGGTGAAGATTGTTGCCTGGTACGACAATGAAGTAGGTATATCCAACCGTATCGCCGAACTCACCGTGCAGCTGGCACAGCGTCTTACGCCGGCACAGGCATAA